In one window of Melospiza melodia melodia isolate bMelMel2 chromosome 21, bMelMel2.pri, whole genome shotgun sequence DNA:
- the DHRS13 gene encoding dehydrogenase/reductase SDR family member 13, whose amino-acid sequence MGCPHSPSLRLCSHDAPNPALPSPGAAQPVPRPPVGPPGRGGGSGAEREERGGPGAARNGGGCGGMGWALLAVGLLLALYTLLRHGLRPAPRPRARPELRGRTAIVTGGSSGIGAATALELARCGARVILATRSARRGEAAASRIRRETGNNEVLFMRLDLASLRSVRAFASTFLRQEPQLHLLINNAGVSAGGTTEDGFSLPFQVNHLGHFLLTQLLLERLRSCAPSRVVIVASSAHCAGRLRPERLGRPPSGLFSAFQDYCDSKLANVLHARELATREQGTQVTCYAVHPGFVNTSLFRHAPLWLQALLVPLAWLLFLEAAEGAQAVLDCATQEGLEPLSGRYFTHSGPRVPWPAGRDDRLARALWEGSERLVGLGTPEGHGEGHGEGPAAPTAQ is encoded by the exons ATGGGGTGCCCGCACTCACCCTCTCTCCGTCTCTGCTCGCACGATGCCCCGAATCCCGCTCTCCCTTCGCCTGGAGCCGCGCAGCCCGTGCCCCGTCCGCCCGTGGGTCCGCCGGGGCGGGGaggcgggagcggggcggagcgggaggaacggggcgggcccggggctgcCCGGAACGGCGGCGGCTGTGGCGGGATGGGGTGGGCGCTGCTGgccgtggggctgctgctggcgctgtaCACGCTGCTCCGGCACGGGCTGCGCCcagccccgcggccccgcgcccgccccgagCTGCGCGGCCGCACCGCCATCGTCACCG GGGGAAGCAGCGGCATCGGCGCGGCCACGGCGCTGGAGCTCGCCCGGTGCGGGGCCCGCGTTATCCTGGCGACCCGCAGCGCCCGGCGGGGAGAGGCCGCCGCCAGCCGCATCCGCAGG GAGACTGGGAACAACGAGGTGCTGTTCATGCGCCTGGACCTGGCCAGCCTGCGCTCAGTGAGAGCCTTTGCCAGCACCTTCCTGCGCCAGGAGCCCCAGCTGCACCTCCTCATCAACAACGCGG GGGTGAGCGCCGGGGGCACCACAGAGGATGGCTTCAGCCTCCCGTTCCAGGTGAACCACCTGGGCCATTTcctgctgacccagctgctgctggagcggCTGCGGAGCTGCGCTCCCAGCCGGGTGGTGATCGTGGCCTCCAGCGCGCACTGCGCCGGCCGCCTGCGCCCCGAGCGCCTGGGCCGGCCGCCCTCGGGGCTCTTCTCCGCCTTCCAGGACTACTGTGACAGCAAACTGGCCAACGTGCTGCACGCCCGCGAGCTGGCCACGCGTGAGCAGGGCACGCAGGTCACCTGCTACGCCGTGCACCCAG GGTTCGTCAACACCTCTCTGTTCCGGCACGCTCCGCTGTGGCTGCAGGCCCTGCTGGTGCCgctggcctggctgctgttcCTGGAGGCGGCCGAGGGCGCTCAGGCCGTGCTGGACTGTGCCACACAGGAGGGCCTCGAGCCCCTCAGCGGCCGCTACTTCACCCACAGCGGGCCCCGGGTGCCATGGCCGGCGGGGCGCGATGACCGCCTGGCACGGGCGCTCTGGGAGGGCAGCGAGCGcctggtggggctggggacacccgagggacatggggagggacacggggagggcCCTGCTGCTCCCACGGCACAATAA